In a single window of the Niabella ginsenosidivorans genome:
- a CDS encoding Crp/Fnr family transcriptional regulator, producing the protein MENFFSTVSQYTHLSAQSRQELAAHLRKQVLPKGYTLVKPDTVCNFTYFIDSGLTRTYYLKDGKAITDWISDEYTFACSIISFITRKPDRRGIELLEDAVLYALHYNDLDKLCNSYHDIETLFRKLVSAGLIQLQQKFDDLHFATALERYRVLMQTNPSFIQRVPLGMIASYLGITQETLSRIRSQV; encoded by the coding sequence ATGGAAAATTTCTTTTCAACGGTTTCTCAGTATACCCACCTGTCTGCACAAAGCAGGCAGGAGCTGGCTGCGCACCTGAGAAAACAGGTATTGCCCAAAGGGTATACACTTGTTAAGCCGGATACCGTTTGCAATTTTACTTATTTTATTGACAGCGGGTTAACGCGCACCTATTATCTGAAAGACGGTAAAGCGATTACAGACTGGATCAGTGATGAATATACATTTGCCTGCTCTATTATCAGTTTTATTACGCGAAAGCCGGACAGGCGCGGCATTGAGCTTTTAGAGGATGCTGTATTGTACGCGCTCCACTATAATGACCTGGATAAGCTTTGCAACAGCTATCACGACATTGAAACACTTTTCAGAAAGCTCGTATCGGCTGGACTGATACAATTGCAGCAGAAATTTGATGACCTGCACTTTGCAACGGCTCTGGAACGCTACCGGGTATTAATGCAAACCAATCCTTCCTTTATACAAAGAGTGCCGCTGGGCATGATTGCTTCCTATCTGGGCATTACGCAGGAAACATTGAGTCGGATACGTTCGCAGGTCTGA